From one Microthrixaceae bacterium genomic stretch:
- the hflX gene encoding GTPase HflX: MAESWTGTESEGIEWITDPGDPYGWDDDEWDETTADTDMDEELGSHRGAFGDYGGENRALIDRTFRERIIIVGVTLGGADAEQTDADLAELALLVDTAGADVVGRVVQRRGAPDPATYLGKGKVEDLKALSESLDCDTVVFDDELTPAQQRNLEKILGRTALDRTAVILDIFAQNASSVEGRAQVELAQLRYLQPRLRGKGKGLSQQAGGMSAGGGARVGSRGPGETQLETDRRRITRRIHKLEADLRSISAHRDVQHKARSRSRASQVAIVGYTNAGKSTLLNRLSGAGVLVEDRLFATLDATTRRLQLPGGEAVLLSDTVGFVRKLPHQLVESFRSTLRVAAEADLLVHVVDGAGPDPMGHIRAVREVLAEIGAGDVAELLCFNKSDRSDEVARLVDRNPGSVGISAYTGEGVEQLLVAVAERLRATTTEVDLLIPFDRGDLIAEAHREGEVLAEEAVEGGMALTARLDDAAAARLAPWVVA, from the coding sequence ATGGCCGAGAGCTGGACCGGCACCGAGTCCGAGGGGATCGAGTGGATCACCGACCCGGGTGACCCCTACGGCTGGGACGACGACGAGTGGGACGAAACCACAGCCGACACCGACATGGATGAGGAGTTGGGCAGCCACCGTGGTGCCTTTGGTGACTACGGAGGCGAGAATCGAGCCCTCATCGATCGCACCTTCCGGGAGCGCATCATCATCGTCGGCGTCACCCTCGGGGGTGCCGATGCCGAACAGACCGACGCCGATCTCGCCGAACTGGCCCTGCTGGTAGACACCGCCGGCGCCGATGTTGTCGGTCGGGTGGTGCAACGCCGGGGTGCCCCTGATCCCGCCACCTACCTGGGCAAGGGCAAGGTAGAGGACCTCAAGGCGCTGTCTGAGTCCCTCGACTGCGACACCGTCGTCTTCGACGACGAACTGACTCCGGCCCAACAGCGAAACCTGGAGAAGATCCTGGGCCGCACGGCACTGGATCGGACCGCGGTGATCCTCGACATCTTCGCCCAGAATGCATCCAGCGTCGAAGGTCGGGCCCAGGTCGAGCTGGCTCAGCTCCGCTACCTCCAACCCCGGCTACGAGGCAAGGGCAAGGGTCTGTCCCAGCAGGCTGGTGGCATGTCGGCAGGGGGTGGCGCTCGCGTCGGTAGCCGTGGCCCCGGTGAGACCCAACTCGAAACCGACCGGAGACGGATCACCCGCCGGATACACAAGCTGGAGGCCGACCTCCGCTCCATATCGGCGCACCGAGATGTCCAGCACAAGGCGCGCTCACGCAGCCGGGCTAGCCAGGTGGCCATCGTCGGCTACACCAACGCCGGCAAGTCCACCCTGCTGAACCGGCTCAGCGGTGCCGGTGTCTTGGTGGAGGACCGTCTGTTCGCCACGCTCGATGCCACCACCCGCCGGCTCCAACTGCCGGGCGGGGAAGCAGTTTTGCTCAGCGACACCGTCGGTTTCGTGCGCAAGCTGCCCCACCAGCTGGTGGAGTCGTTTCGCTCGACGCTGCGAGTGGCCGCCGAAGCGGACCTGTTGGTGCACGTGGTGGACGGGGCTGGGCCCGACCCCATGGGTCACATAAGGGCCGTGCGGGAGGTGCTGGCCGAGATCGGGGCCGGAGACGTGGCCGAACTGTTGTGCTTCAACAAGTCCGACCGATCCGATGAGGTGGCCCGCCTGGTGGACCGGAACCCCGGCTCGGTGGGCATCTCCGCCTACACCGGCGAGGGTGTCGAGCAATTGTTGGTGGCGGTGGCCGAGCGACTCAGGGCCACCACCACCGAGGTCGACTTGTTGATCCCCTTCGATCGGGGGGACCTGATCGCCGAAGCTCACCGTGAAGGTGAGGTACTGGCCGAGGAAGCGGTGGAAGGTGGAATGGCGTTGACGGCCCGTCTCGACGATGCGGCCGCCGCCCGACTGGCCCCCTGGGTCGTGGCCTGA
- the dapD gene encoding 2,3,4,5-tetrahydropyridine-2,6-dicarboxylate N-succinyltransferase, which translates to MRPPPDWPPGSWPEAAATRACTLSAVNDVTSALETDIEPGAGAWGLGLATVAADGRVLDTWYAEVHRGVARGVAEHGDKVGHNGGSATHLLSSEALIAAHGVGLAAMAGVDPERQVETRAVVTFIDDLSSAPVDAHDAYLRLHLLSHRLIRPHGTNLDGVFGLLANVVWTNQGPCAVEGFEQVRLRLRAAGRPVTVYGVDKFPRMVDYVVPTGVRIADADRVRLGAHLAEGTTVMHEGFCNFNAGTLGASMVEGRISAGVVVGDGSDIGGGASIMGTLSGGGKEVISVGEGCLIGANGGVGISLGDRCTVEAGLYVTAGTRVSLPDGSVVKAADLSGRDDLLFRRNSTTGAVEVLSHTVEWGKLNAALHQND; encoded by the coding sequence ATGCGGCCGCCGCCCGACTGGCCCCCTGGGTCGTGGCCTGAAGCCGCCGCGACCCGCGCTTGTACCCTGTCGGCCGTGAACGACGTGACCTCCGCACTTGAGACCGACATCGAACCTGGCGCCGGGGCCTGGGGACTGGGCCTGGCCACCGTCGCCGCCGATGGACGCGTGCTGGACACCTGGTACGCCGAGGTCCACCGGGGGGTTGCCCGAGGCGTGGCCGAACACGGAGACAAGGTCGGACACAACGGCGGGTCCGCCACCCATCTACTGTCCTCGGAAGCTCTGATTGCGGCGCACGGGGTGGGCCTGGCCGCAATGGCGGGAGTCGATCCGGAGCGACAGGTGGAGACCCGAGCCGTGGTCACCTTCATCGACGATCTGTCCTCGGCACCAGTCGACGCCCATGACGCCTACCTGCGCCTCCACCTGCTGTCGCATCGTCTGATCCGCCCCCACGGCACCAACCTGGACGGCGTGTTCGGGTTGTTGGCCAACGTGGTTTGGACCAATCAGGGGCCGTGCGCGGTGGAAGGGTTCGAACAGGTCCGGCTTCGACTCCGGGCCGCGGGACGGCCGGTCACGGTCTATGGCGTCGACAAGTTCCCACGCATGGTCGATTACGTGGTTCCCACCGGCGTACGAATCGCCGATGCCGACCGGGTCCGCCTCGGTGCCCACCTGGCCGAAGGCACCACAGTCATGCACGAGGGGTTCTGCAACTTCAACGCCGGAACCCTGGGTGCCTCCATGGTGGAGGGCCGTATCAGCGCGGGTGTGGTGGTGGGCGACGGTAGCGACATCGGCGGTGGTGCATCGATCATGGGGACGCTCTCGGGCGGCGGCAAAGAGGTGATCTCGGTAGGCGAGGGGTGCCTGATCGGTGCCAACGGTGGCGTGGGAATCTCCTTGGGTGACCGGTGCACCGTGGAGGCCGGCCTGTACGTGACGGCGGGAACGCGGGTCTCTCTGCCCGATGGATCGGTGGTCAAGGCGGCTGACCTGTCAGGCCGAGACGACCTGTTGTTCCGCCGCAACTCCACCACCGGGGCCGTCGAGGTGCTCAGCCACACCGTCGAGTGGGGCAAGCTCAACGCTGCGCTCCACCAGAACGACTGA
- a CDS encoding aminotransferase class I/II-fold pyridoxal phosphate-dependent enzyme encodes MSGFSPPPYPYDRLTPLKTAAEAAPGGLVDLSVGTPIDPPPPAVLAALADPAAARSYPPSVGTAAYRAAAAGWLERRLGVTVADSEVAACIGTKEVVAGLPHWLRLRQPDRDTVLYPAVSYPTYAMGATLAGCRAVPVPVDDRWRIRLDSIADTDAARALCLWVNTPGNPAGGLDDLGAAAQWGRERGVPVVSDECYVEFTWAGPPRSILQHGTTGVLAVHSLSKRSNLAGARIGFYAGDAELVHYLSEVRKHAGFMPSGPEQAAGAVAWSDDVHVEQQRDRYRERLSLVGDALRSTGLEVTDPDGAFYLWVPAPAGDSWGLARRLAEQCGALVSPGEFYGDAAASHVRLAMVQPTDVLRDLADRLSHARLVG; translated from the coding sequence ATGTCAGGCTTCTCGCCGCCTCCCTATCCCTACGACCGGCTGACCCCTCTCAAGACCGCAGCCGAAGCCGCACCGGGTGGCCTGGTCGACCTGTCGGTGGGTACCCCTATAGACCCGCCACCGCCGGCGGTGCTGGCGGCGCTGGCGGACCCAGCCGCGGCCCGCTCCTATCCGCCCTCGGTCGGCACCGCGGCCTATCGGGCGGCGGCAGCGGGCTGGCTGGAACGTCGGCTGGGCGTGACCGTCGCCGACAGCGAGGTGGCGGCATGCATCGGAACCAAAGAGGTTGTGGCGGGGCTCCCGCACTGGCTTCGTCTTCGCCAACCCGATCGGGACACCGTCTTGTACCCGGCGGTGAGCTACCCCACCTACGCCATGGGCGCCACCCTGGCTGGCTGTCGGGCCGTGCCCGTCCCGGTCGATGACCGGTGGCGGATCCGCCTCGACTCCATCGCCGACACCGATGCGGCCCGGGCGCTGTGCCTGTGGGTGAACACGCCGGGCAACCCGGCCGGAGGCCTGGACGACCTGGGCGCGGCGGCGCAGTGGGGCAGAGAACGCGGCGTACCGGTGGTATCAGATGAGTGCTACGTGGAGTTCACCTGGGCCGGCCCACCTCGCTCCATCCTCCAACACGGAACCACCGGAGTGCTGGCCGTGCACTCGTTGTCCAAGCGGTCGAACCTGGCCGGCGCCCGGATCGGCTTCTACGCCGGAGACGCCGAACTCGTTCATTACCTGTCGGAGGTGCGCAAGCACGCCGGCTTCATGCCATCGGGGCCCGAGCAGGCCGCCGGCGCAGTGGCGTGGTCAGATGATGTCCACGTCGAACAGCAACGCGACCGGTACCGGGAACGACTGTCGTTGGTGGGTGATGCCTTGCGCTCGACGGGCCTGGAGGTGACCGATCCCGACGGTGCCTTCTACCTGTGGGTACCGGCTCCGGCCGGTGATTCCTGGGGCTTGGCCCGACGTCTGGCCGAACAGTGCGGTGCCCTGGTCAGCCCCGGCGAGTTCTACGGAGATGCCGCGGCATCCCATGTTCGCCTAGCCATGGTCCAGCCCACCGACGTGCTCCGGGACCTGGCTGACCGTCTGTCCCACGCGAGGCTGGTCGGGTGA
- a CDS encoding succinyl-diaminopimelate desuccinylase, which produces MPGSTDLLALTRDLVAIPSESHHEAPLVDWLQGELSTVPGLTLERVGLNLVARTNLGRSTRILLAGHTDTVPANDNQTPHIEGDVLWGLGATDMKAGLAVMVDLARTVLDPAVDVTYVFYVGEEVAAVHNGLGHLFRDRPDLLAADVALLGEPTDALVEAGCQGTLRMVATLTGKRAHTARPWMGRNAIHRLGHLLALVESRPVRTPVIDGCEFRDALQAVAVEGGVSANVVPDRASVTLNHRFAPDRTPLEAEAELRDLLAPVLEDHDSFEVVDVAPAAAPSLDHPVLRALVDRNRLQVRAKLGWTDVARFAEHGIPAANFGPGDATIAHTAEERVARAPIESCHRALLDLLTTGT; this is translated from the coding sequence ATGCCCGGCTCCACCGACCTGTTGGCGCTCACCCGTGACCTGGTGGCGATTCCCTCTGAGAGCCATCACGAGGCCCCCCTGGTCGACTGGCTTCAAGGGGAGTTGTCGACCGTGCCCGGCCTGACCCTCGAACGGGTGGGCCTCAACCTGGTGGCGCGCACCAACCTCGGTCGCTCCACCCGAATCCTGCTGGCCGGCCACACCGACACGGTCCCCGCCAACGACAACCAAACCCCACACATCGAAGGCGACGTGCTGTGGGGACTGGGAGCGACCGACATGAAGGCCGGGCTGGCGGTGATGGTCGACTTGGCCCGAACCGTCCTCGATCCGGCCGTCGACGTCACCTACGTGTTCTACGTCGGCGAGGAGGTGGCGGCCGTCCACAACGGTCTCGGCCACCTGTTCCGGGACCGTCCCGACCTGTTGGCGGCCGACGTGGCGTTGCTCGGGGAACCAACCGATGCCCTCGTCGAGGCCGGCTGTCAGGGGACGCTTCGGATGGTGGCAACCCTGACCGGCAAACGCGCCCACACGGCTCGCCCGTGGATGGGACGCAACGCCATCCACCGCCTCGGCCACCTGCTGGCCCTCGTCGAGTCCCGGCCGGTGCGAACCCCGGTCATAGACGGGTGTGAGTTCCGCGATGCCCTTCAAGCGGTCGCGGTGGAGGGAGGGGTCAGCGCCAACGTCGTTCCCGACCGGGCGTCGGTCACTCTCAACCACCGTTTCGCGCCCGACCGCACCCCGCTCGAAGCCGAGGCCGAGCTTCGTGATCTGCTGGCCCCCGTGCTCGAGGACCACGACTCCTTCGAAGTGGTCGACGTGGCACCGGCCGCGGCGCCGTCTTTGGATCATCCGGTGCTGCGGGCATTGGTCGACCGCAACCGACTCCAGGTGCGAGCCAAGCTGGGCTGGACCGACGTCGCTCGCTTCGCCGAACACGGCATCCCGGCGGCCAACTTCGGCCCCGGCGACGCCACCATTGCCCACACCGCCGAGGAGCGCGTTGCCCGAGCTCCGATCGAGAGCTGTCACCGAGCTTTGCTAGACCTGCTCACCACCGGGACCTGA
- a CDS encoding peroxiredoxin, with protein MTIEIGQTAPEFSLRDQTGETISLSDYRGKKAVALVFYPFTFTGVCEGELCELRDDVAQYDSADVQLIAVSCDTQPSQKVWAAEKGWTFPVLSDFWPHGAVAQAYGVFNEAVGCANRGTFLIDKNGVVVDAFATESLGEARDKSRYDEALSKL; from the coding sequence ATGACCATCGAAATCGGCCAGACCGCTCCCGAATTCTCCCTCCGGGATCAGACCGGCGAAACCATCTCGTTGTCGGACTATCGGGGCAAGAAGGCAGTGGCCCTCGTGTTCTACCCGTTCACCTTCACCGGCGTGTGCGAAGGCGAGCTGTGCGAGTTGCGAGACGACGTCGCCCAGTACGACTCCGCAGACGTCCAGCTGATAGCGGTGTCCTGTGATACCCAGCCATCCCAGAAGGTGTGGGCCGCGGAGAAGGGCTGGACCTTCCCGGTTCTGTCTGACTTCTGGCCGCACGGTGCTGTTGCCCAGGCCTATGGCGTGTTCAACGAGGCAGTGGGTTGTGCCAACCGTGGCACCTTCCTCATCGACAAGAACGGCGTGGTGGTCGATGCCTTCGCCACCGAGAGCCTGGGCGAGGCCCGAGACAAGTCCCGTTACGACGAGGCCCTGTCCAAGCTCTGA
- a CDS encoding S8 family serine peptidase: MASRLTILVLVVSALGSSLVTDGGVRVDASPSVSVATKEWPPLVVNDPAVTSGMAWHLDATNARAAWRASLGGGVTVAVIDTGVDHAHPDLLGQVEDRATCLDTGGDRNKCRAGGSDPDGHGTHVAGLIAARADNGEGSAGVAPRARLISVRAAVSKCKAADCLASADPSDLAASIDWAVAHHADIINLSIDPGRRTSSIVADVLNRAWDAGAAVVMAAGNSSEGPVLFATGAALLVTATDRAGNLAPYAPNLDSANVALAAPGGRQGDTPYTCHLDGRPIGVLSTYARSRGDRSGYACLSGTSMATAQVSGGLALLLSMGYSRDDALERLVDTARPAPGLADGLIDLAAAVAEPHPLGVNYRHDSLDNGAAQVIADQVPVVGPFARETTGSGRDVALWPFLLGGAALAGALAEMVMRTSRRDRRRPARDTPDRPTA, translated from the coding sequence GTGGCATCTCGTCTCACGATCCTGGTCCTGGTGGTCTCGGCGCTCGGATCGTCGTTGGTGACTGACGGGGGCGTTCGGGTCGATGCCTCGCCCTCTGTCTCGGTGGCCACAAAAGAGTGGCCTCCACTCGTGGTCAACGATCCTGCGGTCACCTCGGGAATGGCCTGGCACCTCGACGCCACCAATGCAAGGGCGGCGTGGAGGGCCAGCCTCGGCGGTGGCGTCACGGTGGCGGTGATCGATACCGGGGTCGACCACGCCCATCCCGACCTGCTCGGTCAGGTCGAGGACCGGGCCACCTGTCTCGACACCGGCGGTGACCGCAACAAGTGCCGAGCGGGGGGATCCGATCCTGACGGGCACGGAACCCACGTGGCTGGCCTAATCGCGGCACGGGCTGACAACGGCGAGGGCTCGGCTGGTGTTGCTCCCCGGGCCCGCCTCATCTCGGTCAGGGCCGCGGTGTCCAAGTGTAAAGCCGCCGACTGCCTGGCCTCGGCCGACCCGTCCGATCTGGCCGCCTCGATCGACTGGGCGGTTGCCCACCATGCAGACATCATCAACCTGTCGATCGATCCCGGCCGGCGAACCTCCTCGATCGTGGCCGATGTCTTGAATCGGGCCTGGGACGCCGGGGCAGCAGTGGTGATGGCCGCCGGAAACTCCTCGGAGGGGCCCGTGCTCTTTGCCACCGGCGCGGCGTTGCTGGTCACCGCCACGGACCGTGCCGGCAACCTTGCCCCATATGCCCCAAACCTGGACAGCGCCAACGTGGCCTTGGCCGCTCCGGGCGGGCGCCAAGGAGACACGCCCTACACCTGCCACCTAGATGGCCGACCTATCGGCGTCCTCTCCACCTACGCCCGCTCCCGCGGGGACAGATCTGGCTACGCCTGCCTTTCGGGCACGTCGATGGCAACAGCTCAGGTATCGGGGGGCCTGGCCCTCCTTCTATCCATGGGCTACTCACGAGACGACGCTCTGGAGCGCCTGGTGGACACGGCCCGCCCTGCACCTGGTCTGGCCGACGGGTTGATCGACCTCGCCGCCGCCGTGGCCGAACCCCATCCGCTGGGAGTCAACTACCGCCACGACAGCCTAGACAACGGTGCCGCCCAGGTCATCGCCGACCAGGTCCCAGTCGTGGGGCCATTCGCCCGCGAGACCACCGGGTCAGGACGAGATGTAGCCCTCTGGCCGTTCCTCCTCGGCGGAGCCGCCCTGGCTGGAGCGCTGGCCGAGATGGTTATGCGGACCAGCCGGAGAGACCGGCGCCGGCCGGCCCGGGACACCCCGGACCGACCGACGGCCTGA
- the lexA gene encoding transcriptional repressor LexA, translated as MTDHVLTARQRQILDCIDTSMRERGYPPSVREIGESVGLGSPSTVHSHLSTLQRLGYLRRDPAKPRAIEVRFDPSSGAVVERRPVRHVPLVGEVAAGTDVLAQENVEEVMPVPADLTGDGDLFMLRVRGDSMVDAGILDGDFVIVRSQATASNGEIVVAGIPGEEATVKTYERSGDKVVLIPHNERLKPMEFNPDEVQVFGRVVTVMRRL; from the coding sequence ATGACCGATCACGTGCTCACCGCCCGCCAGCGCCAGATCCTCGATTGCATAGACACTTCCATGCGTGAGCGGGGCTATCCCCCTTCGGTCCGAGAGATCGGTGAGAGCGTGGGTCTCGGCTCTCCTTCCACGGTCCACTCCCACCTCTCCACCCTTCAACGCCTTGGTTACCTCCGTCGAGACCCAGCCAAGCCACGGGCTATCGAGGTTCGCTTCGACCCTTCCAGCGGTGCGGTGGTGGAGCGTCGTCCGGTTCGACACGTTCCCCTTGTGGGCGAGGTTGCTGCCGGCACCGATGTACTGGCCCAAGAGAACGTCGAAGAGGTCATGCCGGTCCCGGCCGACCTCACCGGAGACGGCGACCTCTTCATGCTCAGGGTCCGTGGAGACTCAATGGTCGATGCCGGGATCCTGGACGGAGACTTCGTGATCGTCCGGTCTCAGGCCACCGCCAGCAACGGCGAGATCGTCGTGGCCGGTATCCCTGGAGAAGAAGCCACGGTCAAGACCTACGAGCGCAGCGGAGACAAGGTCGTCCTGATCCCCCACAACGAACGGCTCAAGCCCATGGAGTTCAACCCAGACGAGGTCCAGGTCTTCGGTCGGGTCGTCACGGTCATGCGTCGCCTCTGA
- a CDS encoding LysM peptidoglycan-binding domain-containing protein — MAAIIEPRSFEPTLIVGARPSPRHLSSVPGLVDGVVPARGGVGSWLSPSAVMAMVAIIALAIGLTVVLASGALPASPTGATPSRAGGTAGSAVKGDSSLVVKAGDSYWSIARELQPHGDVRSLVHQIQVLNSQAQLRPGMEILIPS, encoded by the coding sequence ATGGCTGCGATCATCGAACCTCGCTCCTTCGAACCCACCCTGATCGTCGGAGCACGGCCCTCGCCACGCCACCTGAGCTCGGTGCCAGGTTTGGTAGATGGTGTCGTTCCGGCGCGAGGCGGCGTCGGGTCGTGGCTGTCACCCTCGGCGGTGATGGCAATGGTGGCCATCATCGCCTTGGCCATCGGGTTGACCGTGGTCCTGGCCAGTGGTGCGCTGCCGGCGTCTCCCACAGGTGCAACCCCGTCTCGAGCCGGCGGCACCGCGGGCTCAGCGGTCAAGGGAGACAGCTCCCTCGTGGTCAAAGCCGGTGACTCCTACTGGAGCATCGCCCGTGAGCTGCAACCGCACGGAGATGTTCGCTCACTGGTCCACCAGATACAGGTGCTCAACTCTCAGGCCCAGCTCCGGCCCGGGATGGAGATCCTCATACCTTCCTGA
- the nrdR gene encoding transcriptional repressor NrdR, whose product MRCPGCGGFDDKVVDSRQSEDGTSIRRRRSCLACQRRFTTFERLEEVPLTVVKRSGDREPFDRAKVISGLEAATKARPVERYQLDDLALAVEESVRLEGSEVSTEVVGRAVLDLLRGLDAVAAVRFASVYKEFEDLADFERELTELTRSTPLTKATRPKGLGQ is encoded by the coding sequence GTGCGCTGTCCGGGATGTGGTGGATTCGACGACAAGGTGGTCGACTCGCGTCAGTCAGAAGACGGCACCTCGATTCGACGCCGACGGTCGTGTCTGGCCTGTCAGCGTCGGTTCACCACCTTCGAGCGTCTCGAGGAGGTTCCACTCACCGTGGTGAAGCGTTCTGGTGACCGAGAGCCCTTCGATCGGGCCAAGGTGATCTCGGGTCTAGAAGCTGCCACCAAGGCCCGTCCGGTGGAGCGCTACCAGCTGGACGACCTGGCGCTTGCCGTCGAGGAGTCGGTCCGGCTTGAAGGCAGCGAGGTCAGCACCGAGGTGGTCGGTAGGGCTGTACTCGATCTTCTGCGTGGCCTCGATGCGGTGGCGGCTGTTCGATTCGCCAGCGTCTACAAGGAGTTCGAGGACCTCGCTGACTTCGAACGCGAACTGACGGAGCTGACCCGGTCGACGCCGCTGACCAAAGCCACCCGACCCAAGGGGCTCGGTCAGTAG
- a CDS encoding pyrimidine reductase family protein translates to MRQILPTAAEVDVATAHAEASRPSPRHRPWLMLNVVSSVDGATAVGGVSGPLGSAADRAVFSALRAVADVVLAGAGTVRAERYRPPQTSGHHQSQRQARGQRTKPRVAVVSASLDLDIELDLFGDPQERPLVITTSDAPADRLARLGEVSDLILAGTGRVDLSAALTTLSEHGSVVLCEGGSSLNGQLLALDLVDEVNLTLSPVMAGGTSPRLAAAPVEVLRPLTLAHLWEAEGMLLARYIMDRDHP, encoded by the coding sequence ATGCGTCAGATCCTGCCCACGGCTGCTGAGGTTGACGTGGCCACCGCCCACGCCGAGGCGTCCCGCCCGTCGCCGCGCCACCGCCCCTGGCTGATGCTCAACGTGGTGTCCAGCGTCGACGGTGCCACCGCCGTAGGTGGGGTGTCGGGCCCGCTGGGATCAGCCGCCGACCGGGCGGTGTTCTCGGCGCTGAGGGCGGTGGCCGACGTGGTGCTGGCCGGGGCCGGAACCGTGCGGGCTGAACGCTATCGACCGCCCCAAACCTCAGGTCACCATCAATCTCAACGCCAGGCCCGGGGACAGCGGACCAAACCACGGGTGGCGGTGGTGAGTGCCTCGCTGGATCTCGACATCGAGTTGGACCTCTTCGGCGATCCCCAGGAACGCCCCCTGGTGATCACCACCAGCGATGCTCCCGCCGACCGCCTCGCCCGCCTCGGCGAGGTCTCCGATCTGATCCTGGCCGGCACCGGACGAGTGGATCTCTCGGCCGCGCTCACCACCCTCTCCGAGCATGGGTCGGTCGTGCTCTGTGAGGGTGGATCGTCACTGAACGGTCAACTCCTGGCGTTGGACCTGGTGGACGAGGTGAACCTCACGCTGTCTCCGGTCATGGCTGGCGGCACCAGCCCCCGTTTGGCCGCGGCGCCGGTAGAGGTTCTCCGGCCGCTGACGCTGGCACACCTGTGGGAGGCCGAGGGGATGCTCTTGGCCCGCTACATCATGGATCGGGACCACCCCTGA